The genomic interval ACTAAAGAGACCGCCGGACTGGACACGGAGTTCGAGGCCCGCGTCAAGGACTACGGCCTCGTCATCCGTGGGTGGGCGCCACAGATGACCATCCTGTCGCACCCCGCCGTCGGTGGCTTCTTGACGCACTGTGGGTGGAACTCAACGCTCGAGGCCATCTCCAACAGCGTGCCGCTGCTGACCTGGCCACAGTTCGCCGACCAGTTCCTGAACGAGGCGCTGGTCGTGGACGTGCTCGGCGTCGGCGTCCGCGCCGGCGTGAAGGTCCCGGCCACGCACGTGATGCTCCTGAATCCCGGGGACCCGCTGGTGGTGCAGGTCGGGAGGGACGATGTGGAGAGGGTGGTGGCCGAGCTGATGGACGGCGGGCCGACCTGCGTGATTGGACTTGGACGGTACTCTGTAGGGATTTATAACACAAGCGAGGCTGGAGGTGTGGTGGTGCTCTGCGACGGCTATGGCGACAATAGTAGCAGCAGTAGCGCGAGGCGGCCAGGGAGAGGAGCCGTGCTTGGCTGCTTGCTAATGCTAGTCCTTGCTTATCGGGGGAGAAAGTGGAGGGAGGTCGTCCAGTTTTTTCTTGGTATTTTATATTTTGGGGACAAGTTTTTTATTTGCAGCTGCAGTATAGTTCAAAAAAGTTGCAG from Miscanthus floridulus cultivar M001 unplaced genomic scaffold, ASM1932011v1 fs_394_3_4, whole genome shotgun sequence carries:
- the LOC136531630 gene encoding UDP-glycosyltransferase 73C4-like, with amino-acid sequence MERFRRETLEAEATADGLLVNTCSALEGAFVEGYAAALGRKVWAVGPLCLTDTDAATMAGRGNRAAMDAEHIVSWLDARPAASVLYVNFGSIARLFPTQVAELAAGLEASRRPFIWTTKETAGLDTEFEARVKDYGLVIRGWAPQMTILSHPAVGGFLTHCGWNSTLEAISNSVPLLTWPQFADQFLNEALVVDVLGVGVRAGVKVPATHVMLLNPGDPLVVQVGRDDVERVVAELMDGGPTCVIGLGRYSVGIYNTSEAGGVVVLCDGYGDNSSSSSARRPGRGAAKAKELAHSKVAAVTKGGSSDIDMKNMLRHGRRVVGPTGAK